From the Prunus dulcis chromosome 4, ALMONDv2, whole genome shotgun sequence genome, one window contains:
- the LOC117624507 gene encoding vesicle-associated membrane protein 721-like, protein MGQKSLIYAFVARGTVILAEYTEFSGNFNSIAFQCLQKLPATNNKFTYNCDGHTFNYLVDNGYTYCVVADESSGRQVPIAFLERIKDDFVSKYGGGKAATAPANSLNKEFGSKLKEHMQYCVDHPEEISKLAKVKAQVSEVKGVMMENIEKVLDRGEKIELLVDKTENLHQQAQDFRNVGTKMRRKMWLQNMKVKLIVLGILIALILVIILSVFHGFNFGK, encoded by the exons ATGGGGCAGAAGTCGCTGATCTACGCGTTCGTAGCACGAGGCACTGTGATTCTGGCAGAGTACACGGAATTCAGCGGCAATTTCAACTCCATAGCGTTCCAGTGCCTCCAGAAGCTTCCCGCTACCAACAACAAGTTCACTTACAACTGCGATGGCCACACCTTCAATTACCTCGTCGACAATGGCTACA CGTATTGTGTGGTTGCAGATGAATCATCTGGAAGACAAGTACCTATCGCTTTTCTGGAGCGTATCAAAGATGATTTTGTTTCAAAATATGGTGGTGGAAAGGCTGCTACAGCCCCTGCCAATAGCCTTAACAAGGAATTTGG GTCAAAATTGAAGGAACATATGCAGTACTGTGTTGATCATCCTGAAGAAATAAGCAAGCTTGCAAAGGTGAAGGCCCAGGTTTCGGAAGTTAAAGGTGTTATGATGGAGAATATTGAAAAG GTTTTAGATAGAGGGGAAAAGATAGAGCTTTTGGTCGATAAGACTGAGAACCTTCATCAACag GCACAGGACTTCAGAAATGTTGGGACGAAAATGCGGAGGAAGATGTGGCTGCAGAACATGAAGGTGAAGCTGATTGTTTTGGGAATCCTGATCGCACTAATCCTTGTCATAATCCTCTCCGTTTTCCATGGTTTCAACTTTGGAAAATGA
- the LOC117626779 gene encoding protein OSB4, chloroplastic-like isoform X3: MNSICRAITTKKRLLPLRPLQLLQSHYATTTGKTKPKTQNTKTITKPPPSEPPRQPPPKVDWPRPVEVPFQPKVANSVRLIGHVHTPLQSQATPDGNLWAATILSSSSSSSHPLKMPIIFEGDLAHIASLHLKENDFVFVAGSLRSDLLHLNASKGQTPLQVMVHTLYFVEESSQTKKSSKDDRQEEKTIDHTAGVKEDVEKSWKNLLTWKDLLAKPHEWWDIRLKEDNPKAAAFERKNNGEVLRIDDSTPEWIRNKLDSTTFDQKPISDSCETSLKKDGDSTLGPWRDLLDNPKQWRDYRKPKLNGLVNPNYPDFKSKDGSHALWLNKAPQPVLSELEGMEFGVQIQKSKQAKESRGDESWKDLVENPGKWWDNRLEKRNKNGPDFKHKETGEALWLSSSPAWVLPKLPPLRTKQAVTIGNTPPA; this comes from the exons ATGAATTCAATATGCAGAGCAATAACCACAAAAAAACGCCTTCTTCCCTTGCGTCCCCTACAGCTTCTGCAATCTCACTACGCCACCACCACTGGAAAAactaaacccaaaacccaaaacactaAAACCATCACTAAACCTCCTCCTTCCGAACCACCACGACAACCACCGCCAAAGGTCGATTGGCCTAGGCCGGTCGAAGTCCCGTTCCAGCCGAAGGTTGCCAATTCAGTGCGCCTCATTGGTCACGTGCATACCCCTCTTCAATCCCAAGCCACCCCTGATGGGAACCTTTGGGCTGCCACCattctctcctcttcttcatcttcgtCTCATCCTCTAAA GATGCCCATAATATTTGAGGGTGACTTGGCTCATATTGCCAGTTTGCATTTGAAAGAGAATGACTTTGTGTTTGTAGCTGGAAGTTTGAGGTCGGATTTGCTTCATCTAAATGCTAGTAAGGGCCAGACCCCTCTTCAG GTTATGGTGCATACTCTTTATTTTGTCGAAGAATCTTCTCAAACGAAAAAAAGCTCTAAAGATGACagacaagaagaaaagaccATTGATCACACAG CGGGTGTAAAGGAGGACGTGGAGAAATCATGGAAAAATCTCCTCACGTGGAAAGATCTCCTTGCCAAGCCTCATGAGTGGTGGGACATCAGGTTGAAAGAG GATAATCCGAAGGCTGCAGCATTTGAACGGAAGAATAATGGCGAAGTACTTCGGATTGACGACTCAACTCCTGAATGGATCCGAAATAAGTTAGATTCCACAACATTTGATCAGAAACCTATATCAGATAGTTGTGAAA CCAGCTTGAAGAAAGATGGGGATTCTACGTTAGGTCCTTGGAGAGACCTTCTTGATAATCCAAAACAGTGGCGGGATTACCGCAAACCCAAGCTCAATGGATTG GTAAACCCGAACTACCCTGATTTCAAGAGCAAGGATGGTAGTCATGCACTCTGGCTTAACAAGGCACCACAGCCGGTTTTGTCAGAACTTGAAGGCATGGAGTTTGGTGTTCAAATTCAGAAGTCAAAACAAGCAAAGGAGAGTAGAG GTGATGAGTCCTGGAAGGACTTGGTGGAAAACCCGGGTAAATGGTGGGATAATAGATTGGAAAAG CGGAACAAAAATGGTCCGGACTTTAAACACAAAGAAACTGGTGAAGCACTATGGCTCAGCAGTTCTCCGGCATGGGTGCTACCTAAGCTGCCACCTTTAAGAACTAAGCAAGCTGTGACGATTGGCAATACGCCTCCCGCATGA
- the LOC117626779 gene encoding protein OSB4, chloroplastic-like isoform X2 produces MNSICRAITTKKRLLPLRPLQLLQSHYATTTGKTKPKTQNTKTITKPPPSEPPRQPPPKVDWPRPVEVPFQPKVANSVRLIGHVHTPLQSQATPDGNLWAATILSSSSSSSHPLKMPIIFEGDLAHIASLHLKENDFVFVAGSLRSDLLHLNASKGQTPLQVMVHTLYFVEESSQTKKSSKDDRQEEKTIDHTAAGVKEDVEKSWKNLLTWKDLLAKPHEWWDIRLKEDNPKAAAFERKNNGEVLRIDDSTPEWIRNKLDSTTFDQKPISDSCETSLKKDGDSTLGPWRDLLDNPKQWRDYRKPKLNGLVNPNYPDFKSKDGSHALWLNKAPQPVLSELEGMEFGVQIQKSKQAKESRGDESWKDLVENPGKWWDNRLEKRNKNGPDFKHKETGEALWLSSSPAWVLPKLPPLRTKQAVTIGNTPPA; encoded by the exons ATGAATTCAATATGCAGAGCAATAACCACAAAAAAACGCCTTCTTCCCTTGCGTCCCCTACAGCTTCTGCAATCTCACTACGCCACCACCACTGGAAAAactaaacccaaaacccaaaacactaAAACCATCACTAAACCTCCTCCTTCCGAACCACCACGACAACCACCGCCAAAGGTCGATTGGCCTAGGCCGGTCGAAGTCCCGTTCCAGCCGAAGGTTGCCAATTCAGTGCGCCTCATTGGTCACGTGCATACCCCTCTTCAATCCCAAGCCACCCCTGATGGGAACCTTTGGGCTGCCACCattctctcctcttcttcatcttcgtCTCATCCTCTAAA GATGCCCATAATATTTGAGGGTGACTTGGCTCATATTGCCAGTTTGCATTTGAAAGAGAATGACTTTGTGTTTGTAGCTGGAAGTTTGAGGTCGGATTTGCTTCATCTAAATGCTAGTAAGGGCCAGACCCCTCTTCAG GTTATGGTGCATACTCTTTATTTTGTCGAAGAATCTTCTCAAACGAAAAAAAGCTCTAAAGATGACagacaagaagaaaagaccATTGATCACACAG CAGCGGGTGTAAAGGAGGACGTGGAGAAATCATGGAAAAATCTCCTCACGTGGAAAGATCTCCTTGCCAAGCCTCATGAGTGGTGGGACATCAGGTTGAAAGAG GATAATCCGAAGGCTGCAGCATTTGAACGGAAGAATAATGGCGAAGTACTTCGGATTGACGACTCAACTCCTGAATGGATCCGAAATAAGTTAGATTCCACAACATTTGATCAGAAACCTATATCAGATAGTTGTGAAA CCAGCTTGAAGAAAGATGGGGATTCTACGTTAGGTCCTTGGAGAGACCTTCTTGATAATCCAAAACAGTGGCGGGATTACCGCAAACCCAAGCTCAATGGATTG GTAAACCCGAACTACCCTGATTTCAAGAGCAAGGATGGTAGTCATGCACTCTGGCTTAACAAGGCACCACAGCCGGTTTTGTCAGAACTTGAAGGCATGGAGTTTGGTGTTCAAATTCAGAAGTCAAAACAAGCAAAGGAGAGTAGAG GTGATGAGTCCTGGAAGGACTTGGTGGAAAACCCGGGTAAATGGTGGGATAATAGATTGGAAAAG CGGAACAAAAATGGTCCGGACTTTAAACACAAAGAAACTGGTGAAGCACTATGGCTCAGCAGTTCTCCGGCATGGGTGCTACCTAAGCTGCCACCTTTAAGAACTAAGCAAGCTGTGACGATTGGCAATACGCCTCCCGCATGA
- the LOC117626779 gene encoding protein OSB4, chloroplastic-like isoform X1, which produces MNSICRAITTKKRLLPLRPLQLLQSHYATTTGKTKPKTQNTKTITKPPPSEPPRQPPPKVDWPRPVEVPFQPKVANSVRLIGHVHTPLQSQATPDGNLWAATILSSSSSSSHPLKMPIIFEGDLAHIASLHLKENDFVFVAGSLRSDLLHLNASKGQTPLQVMVHTLYFVEESSQTKKSSKDDRQEEKTIDHTVAAGVKEDVEKSWKNLLTWKDLLAKPHEWWDIRLKEDNPKAAAFERKNNGEVLRIDDSTPEWIRNKLDSTTFDQKPISDSCETSLKKDGDSTLGPWRDLLDNPKQWRDYRKPKLNGLVNPNYPDFKSKDGSHALWLNKAPQPVLSELEGMEFGVQIQKSKQAKESRGDESWKDLVENPGKWWDNRLEKRNKNGPDFKHKETGEALWLSSSPAWVLPKLPPLRTKQAVTIGNTPPA; this is translated from the exons ATGAATTCAATATGCAGAGCAATAACCACAAAAAAACGCCTTCTTCCCTTGCGTCCCCTACAGCTTCTGCAATCTCACTACGCCACCACCACTGGAAAAactaaacccaaaacccaaaacactaAAACCATCACTAAACCTCCTCCTTCCGAACCACCACGACAACCACCGCCAAAGGTCGATTGGCCTAGGCCGGTCGAAGTCCCGTTCCAGCCGAAGGTTGCCAATTCAGTGCGCCTCATTGGTCACGTGCATACCCCTCTTCAATCCCAAGCCACCCCTGATGGGAACCTTTGGGCTGCCACCattctctcctcttcttcatcttcgtCTCATCCTCTAAA GATGCCCATAATATTTGAGGGTGACTTGGCTCATATTGCCAGTTTGCATTTGAAAGAGAATGACTTTGTGTTTGTAGCTGGAAGTTTGAGGTCGGATTTGCTTCATCTAAATGCTAGTAAGGGCCAGACCCCTCTTCAG GTTATGGTGCATACTCTTTATTTTGTCGAAGAATCTTCTCAAACGAAAAAAAGCTCTAAAGATGACagacaagaagaaaagaccATTGATCACACAG TAGCAGCGGGTGTAAAGGAGGACGTGGAGAAATCATGGAAAAATCTCCTCACGTGGAAAGATCTCCTTGCCAAGCCTCATGAGTGGTGGGACATCAGGTTGAAAGAG GATAATCCGAAGGCTGCAGCATTTGAACGGAAGAATAATGGCGAAGTACTTCGGATTGACGACTCAACTCCTGAATGGATCCGAAATAAGTTAGATTCCACAACATTTGATCAGAAACCTATATCAGATAGTTGTGAAA CCAGCTTGAAGAAAGATGGGGATTCTACGTTAGGTCCTTGGAGAGACCTTCTTGATAATCCAAAACAGTGGCGGGATTACCGCAAACCCAAGCTCAATGGATTG GTAAACCCGAACTACCCTGATTTCAAGAGCAAGGATGGTAGTCATGCACTCTGGCTTAACAAGGCACCACAGCCGGTTTTGTCAGAACTTGAAGGCATGGAGTTTGGTGTTCAAATTCAGAAGTCAAAACAAGCAAAGGAGAGTAGAG GTGATGAGTCCTGGAAGGACTTGGTGGAAAACCCGGGTAAATGGTGGGATAATAGATTGGAAAAG CGGAACAAAAATGGTCCGGACTTTAAACACAAAGAAACTGGTGAAGCACTATGGCTCAGCAGTTCTCCGGCATGGGTGCTACCTAAGCTGCCACCTTTAAGAACTAAGCAAGCTGTGACGATTGGCAATACGCCTCCCGCATGA